The Enhydrobacter sp. sequence GATCCAGGCGATGTGCCGAGCGCGCCCTCCTTTGCCGGCGCCGATATTGACGCCGACCATTGTGAGCACGGCCGACGACAGCCCGAACAGGATCGGGATCATGACATAGTCGAGGCGCGAGGCGATGCCGTAGCCGGCCAGCGCCGCTGTGCCGAACAGCCCAACCGCGCCCGTCACGAGGATCACACACAGGTTGGTCTGGACGGCATTGATCGCGGTCGGCAAGCCGACCTTCAGGATATCCGCAAACAACCGTCGCTCGAGCTGCGCGACGCCCAGCGTCAGCCCTGACCGGCCGGAGCGCATGTAGCGCAACAGGACCAGCATGGCGCCGGTGTAATAGAGCCCGAAGGCGATGCCCGCGCCGGCAATGCCAAGCCTGGGGATGGGCCCGAAGCCGAAGATCAGGGCTGGCGAGGAGGGGATCAGGACGATCGCGCCGACCAGCGTCACCAGCGCCGGCACCTTGACGTTGCCCGAGCCGCGCAGGGCCGAGGCCAGCAGGTTCACAATCCAGACGGCGATCGCGGCGGCGAAGAGCCACGACGAATATCGAGTGGCGGCGATCAAGGCTTCTCCGCGACCGCCCAAGGCGTGATAGAGCGCGGGGCCCGCCCACAGCACGCCGACCGTGAAGATCGCGCCGGCAATGATCGCGAGCACCACGGAATGGAACACCAGTGCGTCCGCGTCTCGCTGCCGCCCCGCCCCAATCGCGCGTGCGACGGCCGAAGCCACACCACCGCCCAGTCCGCCGTTGGACATGGTGGTCATCAGCATGAAGATCGGAAAGACCAGCGCGACCCCCGCCAGGGCATCGGTGCCGAGGAAGCCGAGATAGTAGGTCTCGGCGACGCCCACCATCGTCTGCACCACCATCACCCCGATGGTCGGCAGGGCAAGCTTGGCGAGAGTCGGGATGATAGGACCATGAAGCATCGCCGTCCGCGCCTTTGCCTTGCGCTCGCCAGTCCGATCGATCGGTCTTGCTTCGACGTCCCGAATTCGGGCGGCGGCAATTTCGGACATCGGCGCTCCTGTAGTTCAATAATGGAACTACATAGAAAGTAGGGCGAGGACGTTCTATGATGCAACCGCGCTTGCACGAGGTTATCTCATGCGACGAAAGAGTCTTTCAGGGGCGGCATGCCCGATTGCACGTACGCTCGACGTGATCGGCGACTGGTGGTCGCTTCTGATCGTGCGTGACGCCCTGCGCGGCATGCGTCGCTTTGGCGAGTTCGAGAAGAGCCTGGGGGTATCGAAGAATATCCTGACGCAGCGCCTGCGCGCCCTCGTAAGCCAAGGCATCCTGGAACGCGCGGCGGCGGCGGATGGCGGCGCCTACCGGGAATATCACCTCACCGCCAAGGGTCGCGGACTTTTCCAGGTCCTGGTGGCGCTGGGCCAATGGGGGCAGGAGAACGTCTCGGGGCCGGCCGGCCGGCGCATGATTTTGGTGGATCGCAAGCATCGCCAGCCGGTGCGCAAGCTGGAAGTACGCGCCGGCGACGGCCGTCTGCTGGCCCCGGGTGAGACCATGATGGCGCGTCTCGACTGAACGACCGGGCTCGTCCTTGCTGAACGCAGCCCTGACCGGCTCGTCGCGCTATGGTACGCCGTTCTCACGGCGCTAGACTGCCGCTCCCGCAACGGCAGAGAGCATGAACACCCTTCCATGAGCGATTGGCGCGACGACATCTTCGCGGTCCTGCAGGACCATGACATCAAGCAAGTCTATCACGTTCCCGATGCCGGCCATTCGCGCCTGATCGAGGCCTGCCAGACGTCCAATTCCCTCCGCACCCTGGCCCTCACGACCGAGGAAGAAGGCGTGGCGCTGGCTGCCGGCGCCTGGCTGGGCGGGCAGCGCTCGGTGCTCCTGATGCAGAGTTCGGGCGTGGGCAACACCATCAACCTGATGGGCCTCACCAAGACGCTGCGCTTTCCCTTTCTGACGTTGATCACCATGCGCGGCGACTATGGCGAGTTCAATTCCTGGCAGTATCCCATGGGCCAGGGCACCCCCAAGGTGCTGGAGGCGATGGGCGTGCTGCTCTACTCCGTCGACAAGGCTGGCGAGGTGAAGGGCACGGTCGACGCGGCGGCGCGCTCGGCCTTCAGCGGCGGCCAGGCGGTCGCCGTGCTGTTGCGCCAGAAGCTGATCGGCATCAAGGCATTCGGAAAGAAATGACATGAGCAAAGCCACGCTGCAGCCCGCCCTTCAAAGGCGCCCTTTGGTGAAGAAGATCCTCGAAGGAGCCGACGACGACCTTCTCGTCCTGGCGGGTCTCGGCTCGGCCAACTGGGACATCACCAACGCCGGCGACCGTTCGCTCAATATGCCGTTGTGGGGCGCGATGGGTGCGACGGTGGCGATGGGGCTCGGCCTGGCGCTGGCCCAGCCCGCCAAGCGCGTGCTGGTGATCACGGGCGACGGCGACATGCTGATGGGCATGGGCTCGCTCGCCACAGTCGCCGTCCAGCAGCCGGACAATCTCGCGATCTGCGTGCTCGACAACGAGAAATTCGGCGAGACCGGCAACCAGGCTACGCATACCAGCCCGCGCAACAACGGTCCGACGGAGTCGGGCGCCGGCACCGATCTCAGCCTGATCGCCAAGGGCTGCGGCATCGCCGACACGGGCGTCGTGCGCGTCGAGGCCGAGGTCCCGACGCTGGTGAAGGATCTGCGGACCAGGAAAGGCCCCGTCTTCCGGGTCGTCAAGGTGATGGTCGAGAAGCTCGATTTCGTCATGCCGCCGCAGGACGGCGCCTATCTCAAGGACCGTTTCCGCGAGGCCCTGCTCGGGAGGCCGTGATGGACTATGCGCCATTCCCCTTGATCGAACTCTCAGGCAACGCCCACGAGCGCGGCCTGCAGCACGGTCGTGCGGTGGCCGATCGCATCAAGTGCGGTATCGCGATGTATGCCGAGTCGCTCGTGAGGAACGGTGTCGACTGGCCGGAGCTCGAGCGCCGCGCCGAGGCTCTCTTACCGACGATCGAAGCGTTCGATGCGGCATATGTCGAGGAGATGCGCGGCATCGCCCGAGCGGCGGATGTCCCTTTCGCCGGCATCGTTCTCATGAACGCCCGCACCGAGATGGTGGTCGGCGCACGCAAGGCGCGGGAGCCGTTGCTGCCCGATGGCTGCACGGCGGCGCTGGCATTGCCCGAGGTGACTGCGGACGGCGTGCTCCTGCACGGCCAGAACTGGGATTGGCGCGCCGAATGCGCCGAAACCGGCGTGCTGCTCCGGATCCGCCGCGAGGATGGGCCCGATATCCTGACCTTCACCGAGGCCGGCGGGCTTGCACGCTCTGGCCTCAACTCGGCGGGCATCGGCCTCACCGCCAATGCGCTCGAATGCGACCGCGATTATCAGCGCGGGCCGGGCGTGCCGCTGCCCTTTATCCGCCGCAAGGTGCTCGAGAGCGCGTTCCTCGCCCAGGCCGTGCGCACGGTCTTCGCGACCCGGAAGCTCGGCTCGAACCACATGGCGGTGAGCCATTGTGGGGGCGAGGCCTTCGGCTTGGAATGTGCGCCCGACGAGACCTTCTGGCTCGCCCCCGACCGCGGTCTTTACGTCCATGCCAATCACTGGATCTCCGACGCTGCGCGCGTCAAGGTGAAGGATACCGGGCTCGCCGAGACACCTTGCTCGATCTACCGCGACAGGCGCGTGCGCGAGCAGCTTTCGCCCGATCGCGGCCGGCTCACGCTCGAGCATTTCCGCCAGGCGTTCTTCGACGACTATGCCTCGCCCTGGTCGGTCTGCCGGCCGCCGCGCCCGAACAATCGTGGCGCGATGGTCGCGACGGCCGCCATGATCCTCATGCGGCCCGGCGAGGGCCATCTCGAGGCCTGCCCCATGCCTGCGCTCAACCGCCATTTCACGAGCTACCGCCTCACGCCCGACCGCACGGCGCAGAAGCAGGCGGCGGCGTAGAAGCTCAACGCACGCAGTAGCGACTAGCAAGGAAGGCGAAGCCAGCAGGTAGGCCGCAAGAAGTGAAGCGTCGTAACGATCCAAACGCTTTCATGACAAGGTCGCCGGCAACGTTTCCATGAGCAGAGGGGCATATCATTCGGCGATACAACCCGCATGTCCACCCAACGGCCCACAAGTATCAATGCCGTCACGACGCACAGTAGTGACGGGCGACAAGCTCCAGAAATTCCCGGTCCTGGCTGTCACGTGCCTGGCCGAGGGCGCGCTCGACGGCCGGACATTGATACGGTCGCCATTCGGCGCCGCCCCCCAGGGGATGGAACAGCACGCTCCGGCGGTCGGAGCGGAAGTAGCTGTAGAAGGCCAGCGGCACGCGCGAGAAGTCATAGGACGGCATGACGACATCGCGGACATAGTCCTGCCCCGCGCCGTACTTGAAGGCGATGCGCAAGGCGGTCGGTCCGGAGGGCCTCGACGACCAGGGATCCGCCACCGTGGCGGCATCCACGATGCCTGGGCGCAGCTCGCGATCGATGTAGCGGCCGAACAGCCAGACGTCGACGTTGAACGAGATCGCG is a genomic window containing:
- a CDS encoding MATE family efflux transporter — its product is MSEIAAARIRDVEARPIDRTGERKAKARTAMLHGPIIPTLAKLALPTIGVMVVQTMVGVAETYYLGFLGTDALAGVALVFPIFMLMTTMSNGGLGGGVASAVARAIGAGRQRDADALVFHSVVLAIIAGAIFTVGVLWAGPALYHALGGRGEALIAATRYSSWLFAAAIAVWIVNLLASALRGSGNVKVPALVTLVGAIVLIPSSPALIFGFGPIPRLGIAGAGIAFGLYYTGAMLVLLRYMRSGRSGLTLGVAQLERRLFADILKVGLPTAINAVQTNLCVILVTGAVGLFGTAALAGYGIASRLDYVMIPILFGLSSAVLTMVGVNIGAGKGGRARHIAWISALIGIGITGTIGLVAALAPSLWLGLFTDDPSVLAPGATYLRVVGLVYGLFGFGFVVSFAGQGAGTVLWPSVAVTARLIVAAGLGWAAVKILHGEMAMLSAIVALSLVVYATIASLVMLTPSAWRPRMA
- a CDS encoding helix-turn-helix domain-containing protein, which produces MRRKSLSGAACPIARTLDVIGDWWSLLIVRDALRGMRRFGEFEKSLGVSKNILTQRLRALVSQGILERAAAADGGAYREYHLTAKGRGLFQVLVALGQWGQENVSGPAGRRMILVDRKHRQPVRKLEVRAGDGRLLAPGETMMARLD
- a CDS encoding thiamine pyrophosphate-binding protein is translated as MSDWRDDIFAVLQDHDIKQVYHVPDAGHSRLIEACQTSNSLRTLALTTEEEGVALAAGAWLGGQRSVLLMQSSGVGNTINLMGLTKTLRFPFLTLITMRGDYGEFNSWQYPMGQGTPKVLEAMGVLLYSVDKAGEVKGTVDAAARSAFSGGQAVAVLLRQKLIGIKAFGKK
- a CDS encoding thiamine pyrophosphate-dependent enzyme produces the protein MSKATLQPALQRRPLVKKILEGADDDLLVLAGLGSANWDITNAGDRSLNMPLWGAMGATVAMGLGLALAQPAKRVLVITGDGDMLMGMGSLATVAVQQPDNLAICVLDNEKFGETGNQATHTSPRNNGPTESGAGTDLSLIAKGCGIADTGVVRVEAEVPTLVKDLRTRKGPVFRVVKVMVEKLDFVMPPQDGAYLKDRFREALLGRP
- a CDS encoding C45 family peptidase, which encodes MDYAPFPLIELSGNAHERGLQHGRAVADRIKCGIAMYAESLVRNGVDWPELERRAEALLPTIEAFDAAYVEEMRGIARAADVPFAGIVLMNARTEMVVGARKAREPLLPDGCTAALALPEVTADGVLLHGQNWDWRAECAETGVLLRIRREDGPDILTFTEAGGLARSGLNSAGIGLTANALECDRDYQRGPGVPLPFIRRKVLESAFLAQAVRTVFATRKLGSNHMAVSHCGGEAFGLECAPDETFWLAPDRGLYVHANHWISDAARVKVKDTGLAETPCSIYRDRRVREQLSPDRGRLTLEHFRQAFFDDYASPWSVCRPPRPNNRGAMVATAAMILMRPGEGHLEACPMPALNRHFTSYRLTPDRTAQKQAAA